The following are encoded together in the Arvicanthis niloticus isolate mArvNil1 chromosome 11, mArvNil1.pat.X, whole genome shotgun sequence genome:
- the Lrrn3 gene encoding leucine-rich repeat neuronal protein 3: MKDTPLQVHVLLGLAITTLVQAVDKKVDCPQLCTCEVRPWFTPRSTYMEASTVDCNDLGLLNFPARLPADTQILLLQTNNIARIEHSVDFPVNLTGLDLSQNNLSSVTNINVQKMSQLLSVYLEENKLTELPEKCLYGLSNLQELYVNHNLLSTISPGAFIGLHNLLRLHLNSNRLQMINSKWFDALPNLEILMLGDNPIIRIKDMNFQPLLKLRSLVIAGINLTEIPDDALVGLENLESISFYDNRLNKVPQVALQKAINLKFLDLNKNPINRIRRGDFSNMLHLKELGINNMPELVSIDSLAVDNLPDLRKIEATNNPRLSYIHPNAFFRLPKLESLMLNSNALSALYHGTIESLPNLKEISIHSNPIRCDCVIRWINMNKTNIRFMEPDSLFCVDPPEFQGQNVRQVHFRDMMEICLPLIAPESFPSNLDVEADSYVSLHCRATAEPQPEIYWITPSGKKLLPNTLREKFYVHSEGTLDIRGITPKEGGLYTCIATNLVGADLKSIMIKVGGSVPQDNNGSLNIKIRDIRANSVLVSWKASSKILKSSVKWTAFVKTEDSHAAQSARIPADVKVYNLTHLKPSTEYKICIDIPTIYQKSRKQCVNVTTKSLEHDGKEYRKSHTVFVACVGGLLGIIGVMCLFSCISQEGNCEGDNSYAVNHCHKPALAFSELYPPLINLWESSKEKRASLEVKATAIGVPTNMS; this comes from the coding sequence ATGAAGGACACGCCACTCCAAGTCCATGTGCTACTTGGCCTAGCTATCACTACACTAGTACAGGCTGTAGATAAAAAAGTGGATTGCCCCCAATTATGTACATGTGAGGTCAGGCCTTGGTTTACCCCCAGATCCACCTATATGGAAGCATCTACAGTGGACTGTAATGATTTAGGGCTTTTAAACTTCCCAGCCAGATTGCCTGCAGACACACAGATTCTGCTCCTACAGACTAACAATATTGCAAGAATTGAACATTCCGTAGACTTTCCAGTAAACCTTACCGGCCTGGACTTATCTCAAAACAATTTATCTTCAGTCACTAATATCAATGTACAGAAGATGTCTCAGCTTCTTTCTGTGTACCTGGAGGAAAACAAGCTAACTGAGCTGCCTGAAAAGTGTCTGTATGGTCTGAGCAACTTGCAAGAACTTTATGTTAATCACAACTTGCTCTCTACCATTTCTCCCGGAGCCTTTATTGGCCTACACAACCTTCTTCGCCTTCATCTCAACTCAAACAGACTGCAGATGATCAACAGTAAGTGGTTTGATGCTCTTCCCAATCTCGAGATTCTGATGCTTGGAGACAACCCCATCATCAGAATCAAGGACATGAACTTTCAGCCTCTTCTCAAGCTTCGCAGCCTGGTTATAGCTGGCATAAATCTCACGGAAATACCAGACGATGCCTTGGTTGGATTGGAAAACCTGGAAAGCATCTCTTTTTATGATAACAGGCTTAATAAGGTACCCCAGGTTGCTCTTCAGAAAGCTATTAACCTCAAGTTTTTGGATCTAAATAAAAATCCTATTAACAGAATACGAAGGGGTGATTTTAGTAATATGCTACACTTGAAGGAGCTGGGGATAAACAATATGCCTGAACTTGTCTCCATTGACAGTCTCGCTGTGGATAACTTGCCAGATTTGCGAAAAATAGAAGCTACCAACAACCCCAGATTGTCTTACATTCACCCTAATGCATTTTTCAGACTCCCAAAGCTAGAATCCCTCATGCTAAACAGCAATGCCCTCAGTGCTCTCTACCACGGTACCATAGAGTCTTTGCCAAACCTCAAGGAAATCAGCATACATAGCAATCCTATCCGGTGTGACTGTGTAATCCGCTGGATTAACATGAACAAAACCAACATTCGGTTTATGGAACCAGATTCTCTGTTCTGTGTGGACCCACCTGAATTTCAAGGCCAGAATGTTCGTCAAGTGCATTTCAGGGATATGATGGAAATCTGCCTCCCTCTTATAGCTCCTGAGAGCTTTCCTTCTAATCTGGATGTAGAAGCTGACAGCTATGTTTCGCTTCACTGCAGAGCTACTGCAGAACCCCAGCCTGAAATCTACTGGATCACACCTTCTGGTAAAAAACTATTGCCAAATACTCTGAGAGAGAAGTTCTATGTTCATTCTGAAGGCACACTAGACATAAGAGGCATAACCCCAAAGGAAGGTGGGCTGTACACCTGCATAGCAACTAACCTAGTGGGTGCTGACTTGAAGTCTATTATGATCAAAGTGGGAGGTTCTGTTCCTCAGGATAACAATGGGTCACTGAATATTAAAATAAGAGATATCCGGGCCAATTCTGTTCTGGTGTCTTGGAAAGCAAGCTCTAAAATTCTCAAATCCAGTGTTAAGTGGACAGCCTTTGTCAAGACTGAAGACTCTCATGCTGCCCAAAGTGCTCGGATACCAGCAGATGTCAAGGTATATAATCTTACTCATCTGAAACCATCTACCGAGTACAAAATTTGTATTGATATTCCCACCATCTAtcagaaaagcagaaaacaatgtGTGAATGTTACCACGAAGAGCCTCGAGCATGAcggaaaagaatacagaaagagtCACACAGTATTTGTGGCCTGCGTTGGAGGCCTTCTGGGGATCATTGGTGTAATGTGTCTTTTCAGCTGCATCTCACAAGAGGGGAACTGTGAGGGTGACAACAGCTATGCTGTGAATCACTGTCACAAGCCAGCCTTGGCATTCAGTGAGCTTTACCCTCCACTAATCAACCTCTGGGAGTCCAGCAAAGAAAAACGGGCATCACTGGAAGTAAAAGCAACGGCTATAGGTGTGCCGACAAATATGTcctaa